A window of the Cystobacter fuscus genome harbors these coding sequences:
- a CDS encoding family 43 glycosylhydrolase — MQGEVSALADGVCSGVTCGGHGVCQDRSGSAVCVCDEGFTGTSCSTRGGNFYARSLLVSGMADPDVYKEHDDLFFLTGTGNGASVPIYETNDLSSFRLKLSYSPSAADPVYDYCMIWAPDLNKANGVYVLNFSAQRVPNGAACPASGQDVTTFTATAPDLNLRFGVPQPINPNTTYPRTQVPASCVAEGCNRTIRIDSATYNDPSGRWFFYVWFDRGNNISSFNTSAPGVVYNHAGPALYSLPAEEETINEAPEIFKRNGLYYLLLSTGWFNSQYSMRYIVGDSLPQLTRARALRRLSMPMRNAAGALIQTHGHNTVVDRRGEYFNIFHVGAFQPAGTFTSRSTYKQRLAFKPDGSLASLNQVNVRWTRMAGYSYSIDLVLRDGTVVGPCLDVNQLGTSNKVTFNGVCPSAGSRMVNKGDIAAFRLYYSNNGVWGANVQTAYDGGADDVFVELPGGTTPFVDLSWSEEETGAQYSIDVQRRDTGAWIGPCIDVNSVNRALAWNYAGRCTSPGIDVAPSNISAFRVCSAVGGDWSRARCGTTAYDGKRMDASVVIP; from the coding sequence ATGCAAGGAGAAGTGTCGGCATTGGCGGATGGCGTCTGCTCCGGCGTCACCTGCGGTGGCCACGGCGTCTGCCAGGATCGATCGGGAAGCGCGGTGTGCGTCTGTGATGAGGGCTTCACGGGGACGTCCTGTTCCACGCGCGGCGGGAACTTCTACGCGCGCTCATTGCTCGTCTCGGGCATGGCCGATCCCGACGTCTACAAGGAGCACGACGATCTCTTCTTCCTCACCGGCACGGGGAATGGGGCGTCGGTGCCCATCTACGAGACCAATGATCTCTCGAGCTTCCGCCTCAAGCTGAGCTACAGCCCGTCCGCGGCCGATCCGGTCTACGACTACTGCATGATCTGGGCGCCGGACCTCAACAAGGCCAACGGCGTCTATGTCCTGAACTTCTCCGCCCAGCGCGTTCCCAATGGGGCGGCCTGTCCGGCCTCGGGTCAGGACGTGACGACCTTCACGGCCACGGCGCCCGACCTGAACCTGCGCTTCGGAGTGCCCCAGCCCATCAACCCGAACACGACGTATCCGCGCACTCAAGTCCCGGCCTCCTGCGTGGCGGAGGGGTGCAACCGGACCATCCGCATCGACTCGGCCACCTACAATGATCCCTCGGGCCGCTGGTTCTTCTATGTCTGGTTCGACCGGGGCAACAACATCTCCTCGTTCAACACCTCCGCCCCCGGCGTCGTCTACAACCACGCGGGCCCCGCGCTCTACTCGTTGCCCGCCGAGGAGGAGACCATCAACGAGGCCCCGGAGATCTTCAAGCGCAACGGCCTCTACTACCTGCTCTTGAGCACCGGTTGGTTCAACAGCCAGTACTCCATGCGCTACATCGTGGGGGACTCGCTCCCCCAGCTTACCCGGGCGCGCGCCCTGCGCCGGCTCTCCATGCCGATGCGCAATGCCGCCGGAGCGCTCATCCAGACCCACGGCCACAACACCGTGGTCGATCGGCGGGGCGAGTACTTCAACATCTTCCACGTCGGTGCCTTCCAGCCCGCGGGGACCTTCACCTCGCGCAGCACCTACAAGCAGCGCCTGGCCTTCAAGCCGGACGGCTCCCTGGCCTCGCTCAACCAGGTCAACGTCCGGTGGACGCGCATGGCCGGGTACAGCTACTCGATCGATCTCGTGCTGCGCGATGGGACGGTGGTCGGCCCCTGCCTCGACGTGAACCAGCTCGGGACCTCGAACAAGGTGACCTTCAATGGCGTGTGCCCGAGCGCCGGCAGCCGCATGGTGAACAAGGGCGACATCGCCGCCTTCCGGCTCTACTACTCGAACAACGGCGTCTGGGGCGCCAACGTCCAGACGGCCTATGACGGCGGCGCCGACGACGTCTTCGTGGAGCTGCCCGGCGGGACGACCCCGTTCGTGGACCTGAGCTGGAGCGAGGAGGAGACCGGCGCCCAGTACTCCATCGACGTGCAGCGGCGGGACACGGGGGCCTGGATTGGCCCCTGCATCGACGTGAACTCCGTCAACCGTGCCCTCGCCTGGAACTACGCCGGGCGCTGCACCTCGCCGGGCATCGACGTGGCCCCGTCCAACATCAGCGCCTTCCGCGTCTGCTCGGCGGTGGGTGGCGATTGGTCCCGTGCGCGGTGCGGTACCACGGCCTATGACGGCAAGCGCATGGACGCGTCCGTCGTGATTCCCTGA
- a CDS encoding ferritin-like domain-containing protein, translated as MEPFRLRHLFARTLRASLASPLVLAGCGIVDLTDYSAPACEDGYLAVTGLNPAAPPDFVQLRSVYTYFSPGEPSRGPNMLNSSGTACATASQTAACQSALDALTSENGFLRSCGMDACTNYFLAMTRGDDVKAIDTLDGLRSFLGTIDTAQEAALLAFAQGYNLSCNNLERGAVRANDDGGFQVISTKGHSCGAGSNVTRHILSVSPSGDVKEESSAIIERGNPGCAIGRRPHGLRATDGVACAEALGRHFAAAAHLEAASIQAFLRLREELALHGADESLQDAALASALEEVMHTQLSTRLAHRFGATPPRPQVESLPPRSLFEVALDNAVEGCTRETYGALVAHHQALHARDEQVRGAMARIAEDETRHAELSWAIDRWAHTRLSESERAALREARQAAVAALRAEVATPPDADLVTEAGMPTPEVAASLLASLEQNLWA; from the coding sequence ATGGAACCCTTCCGGCTGCGCCACCTCTTCGCTCGTACCCTCCGCGCCTCGCTCGCCTCCCCGCTGGTCCTCGCGGGCTGCGGAATCGTCGACCTGACGGACTACTCCGCGCCCGCCTGCGAGGATGGCTACCTCGCGGTGACCGGACTGAATCCCGCGGCGCCACCCGATTTCGTGCAGTTGCGCAGCGTCTACACCTACTTCTCCCCGGGAGAACCCTCCCGCGGCCCGAACATGCTGAACTCCTCGGGCACCGCCTGCGCGACCGCCTCCCAGACCGCGGCGTGTCAATCCGCGCTGGACGCCCTCACCTCCGAGAACGGCTTCCTGCGGAGCTGCGGCATGGACGCCTGCACCAACTACTTCCTCGCGATGACGCGGGGTGACGACGTGAAGGCCATCGACACGCTGGACGGCCTGCGCAGCTTCCTGGGCACCATCGACACGGCCCAGGAGGCCGCCCTGCTCGCCTTCGCCCAGGGCTACAACCTGAGCTGCAACAACCTGGAGCGAGGCGCGGTGCGGGCCAATGACGACGGCGGCTTCCAGGTCATCTCCACCAAGGGCCACTCCTGCGGAGCCGGCAGCAACGTGACACGCCACATCTTGAGCGTGTCCCCCTCCGGGGACGTGAAAGAGGAGAGCAGCGCGATCATCGAGCGGGGCAACCCCGGCTGCGCCATCGGACGGCGGCCCCACGGGCTGCGCGCCACGGACGGCGTGGCCTGCGCCGAGGCCCTGGGGCGTCACTTCGCGGCGGCCGCCCACCTGGAGGCCGCGTCCATCCAGGCCTTCCTGCGCCTGCGCGAGGAGCTCGCCCTGCACGGCGCGGACGAGTCCCTCCAGGACGCGGCGCTGGCGAGCGCGCTGGAGGAAGTGATGCACACGCAGCTCAGCACGCGGCTGGCCCACCGCTTCGGCGCCACGCCCCCCAGGCCCCAGGTGGAGTCACTGCCGCCGCGCTCCCTCTTCGAGGTGGCGCTGGACAACGCCGTGGAGGGCTGCACGCGCGAGACGTATGGGGCGCTCGTGGCGCACCACCAGGCGCTGCACGCGCGCGATGAGCAGGTGCGCGGCGCCATGGCGCGCATCGCCGAGGACGAGACCCGGCATGCCGAGCTGTCCTGGGCCATCGACCGCTGGGCCCACACCCGGCTGTCCGAGTCCGAGCGCGCCGCCCTGCGCGAGGCCCGCCAAGCGGCCGTGGCGGCCCTGCGCGCGGAGGTGGCCACGCCGCCCGACGCCGACCTCGTCACCGAGGCGGGCATGCCCACTCCCGAGGTCGCCGCGTCCCTGCTCGCCTCTCTCGAGCAGAACCTCTGGGCCTGA
- a CDS encoding phosphatase PAP2 family protein — translation MRALDVNWTRDGLITGVSGALWITSEAFLKSQLAPNTCRWCDRSPDGQDTLNGVDRWGRGVAGKTEAGRKTWDTWSNVAGFGVLPVGVLGAQYLLASGSGASARYYAEDAMTIVETAAVAALANQVVKFAVGRERPFVHVLDEEQKGLTHSPSDNNLSFYSGHTSLAFSLVAAAGTVSGMRGYRNNWLIWAVGVPAAASVGLMRMGADKHYFTDVLVGAAAGTVFGVGVPLLLHGRAASGSGGSAPQSGVSMRMTGNPGGVMLSGQF, via the coding sequence GTGCGGGCGCTCGACGTCAACTGGACACGAGACGGGCTCATCACGGGCGTGAGTGGCGCGTTGTGGATCACCAGCGAGGCGTTCCTCAAGAGTCAACTCGCCCCGAACACCTGCCGGTGGTGCGACCGCTCACCGGACGGCCAGGACACCCTCAATGGGGTGGACCGCTGGGGCCGGGGCGTGGCGGGGAAGACCGAGGCGGGACGCAAGACGTGGGACACCTGGAGCAACGTGGCCGGCTTCGGCGTGCTGCCGGTGGGGGTGCTGGGCGCGCAGTACCTGCTGGCGTCCGGGAGCGGAGCGTCGGCGCGGTACTACGCGGAGGACGCGATGACGATCGTGGAGACGGCGGCGGTGGCGGCGCTGGCCAACCAGGTGGTGAAGTTCGCCGTGGGCCGCGAGCGACCCTTCGTGCACGTGCTGGACGAGGAGCAGAAGGGCCTCACGCACAGCCCGAGCGACAACAACCTCTCCTTCTACAGCGGCCACACGAGCCTGGCGTTCTCGCTCGTGGCGGCGGCGGGCACGGTGTCCGGGATGCGCGGCTACCGCAACAACTGGCTCATCTGGGCGGTGGGCGTGCCCGCGGCGGCGTCGGTGGGGCTGATGCGCATGGGGGCGGACAAGCACTACTTCACGGACGTGCTGGTGGGCGCCGCGGCGGGCACCGTCTTCGGCGTGGGCGTGCCCCTGCTGCTGCACGGCCGCGCCGCCAGTGGCAGTGGTGGCTCGGCACCACAGTCGGGCGTGTCGATGCGGATGACGGGCAACCCCGGTGGCGTGATGTTGTCTGGGCAGTTCTAA